From Anaerohalosphaera lusitana, one genomic window encodes:
- a CDS encoding type II secretion system protein, producing MEKRKAFTLIELLVVISIIALLLAIMMPALGMVKEKAKNLVCKSNLRSISLACSIYGEEHNGKLMEYRAYQLFLRQLEPYVGNMDEIRYCPSTKINESNTEAGKNGWGSSTEAWWWWLDDTWEEPEFGSYGMNGWMYTYTDSMGYIVGGERGRMWGNLSAVKQASKTPFFVDAIWVDLWPMDTDTIPGTYKLDTGGGGYDAGGGSTGSPGNHIQRCVTDRHNGSVDMAFVDGHTENIKLAELWSVTWNKGWNVQHDVTRTDDTPIDRKR from the coding sequence ATGGAAAAACGTAAAGCGTTTACGCTTATCGAGTTGCTGGTGGTCATTTCGATCATCGCATTGCTATTGGCGATCATGATGCCGGCACTGGGGATGGTTAAGGAGAAGGCGAAAAATCTTGTTTGCAAAAGTAATTTAAGGAGCATTTCCCTTGCCTGCAGTATATATGGAGAAGAGCACAACGGTAAGTTGATGGAATATCGAGCGTACCAGCTTTTTCTCAGACAGTTGGAGCCCTATGTGGGGAATATGGATGAAATTCGATATTGCCCATCCACCAAAATTAATGAAAGTAATACCGAGGCAGGTAAAAATGGATGGGGTTCTTCTACAGAGGCATGGTGGTGGTGGCTGGATGATACCTGGGAAGAACCTGAATTCGGCAGCTACGGCATGAATGGTTGGATGTATACCTATACTGATAGTATGGGGTATATAGTAGGTGGCGAACGTGGAAGAATGTGGGGTAACTTGAGTGCCGTAAAGCAGGCATCAAAAACTCCGTTTTTTGTAGATGCTATCTGGGTTGATTTGTGGCCCATGGATACGGATACAATTCCCGGGACGTATAAATTGGATACTGGAGGTGGTGGTTACGATGCAGGTGGTGGCTCAACAGGTTCTCCAGGGAATCATATTCAACGTTGTGTTACAGACCGGCACAATGGAAGTGTTGATATGGCATTTGTCGACGGCCATACGGAAAACATAAAATTGGCTGAGTTATGGTCCGTAACGTGGAATAAGGGCTGGAATGTCCAGCATGATGTGACGCGAACTGACGATACGCCTATAGATCGCAAAAGATAG
- a CDS encoding citrate/2-methylcitrate synthase yields MRAAKLNELLKAGDRVAVSNITGREAMSVSINSHKLCGNIVGGWALGKEAQKIEVPGRDPIEVYPTIQELLKTLPDDKQPNKVVVYSPPVAVYGEVKEIVEHGAGSVETIFIITEHVSIEVTAKIAKMCSQADIDVVGCNSLGMINVHDKVRVGAVGADNPFESFVKGSATVISNSGNMVNTMASYLQSAGVGTSYGVSTGKDALILTSLKDLLELAKDDERTKVIVLYIEPGGLYEQEAIEMLLSQDYGKPIIPYITGDILQGSNLALGHAGAVVEGKGTSATAKQQMFDDYFGVEAFDPEKRYKKDEKLIGCLKKGIRVRTLHHLPAAAGLVCDALGIDRDFRPSKPLALNPWFLDYKGAGKKLKSKLVLHKGTIPAPYKSQAKLLMKETLGANPSRRDMRNASHASSNDGKVTRIYGHSVEKEMRAGSFVSSLMLGWTGIKPSEFEAELLEKCFVASLTNGPGTISAQGAKLSTSAGNAPNTAMIASLACIGDVHGGNGRKAVEYLLGIFRDSDVDDPFAKDDKIDLDALVKTEADRFAAERSAAKEAGIDYKRIPCLGHPVFRNDAVNYDPRERIVSECLDENGKYNVFLDFYHRLAHRLKEIGISRNVWAVNLDGAIASVVLGVLWPALKEKRLTVRRVCDVAFMVFAMGRVGGAGAEYLDHQDFGSPMDMRIPVSECVTLTRSAD; encoded by the coding sequence ATGAGAGCTGCAAAACTGAACGAACTGCTTAAAGCAGGTGACCGCGTTGCGGTTTCGAATATAACGGGCCGAGAGGCTATGTCGGTGAGCATTAATTCGCATAAGCTTTGCGGCAATATCGTGGGCGGCTGGGCGCTTGGTAAGGAGGCCCAGAAGATCGAAGTACCTGGCAGGGATCCGATCGAAGTTTATCCGACGATACAGGAACTGTTGAAGACGCTGCCCGATGATAAGCAGCCGAACAAGGTGGTTGTATATTCGCCGCCTGTGGCTGTGTACGGGGAGGTCAAGGAGATCGTGGAGCACGGGGCGGGTAGTGTCGAGACGATCTTTATCATTACCGAGCATGTTTCGATCGAGGTGACGGCGAAGATAGCGAAGATGTGCAGCCAGGCGGATATCGATGTGGTCGGCTGTAATTCACTTGGGATGATCAATGTGCATGACAAGGTCCGCGTGGGTGCGGTCGGTGCGGATAATCCGTTCGAGAGTTTCGTCAAGGGCAGCGCGACGGTGATCTCGAACAGCGGTAATATGGTGAACACGATGGCGTCCTATCTGCAGAGTGCGGGTGTTGGGACCTCATATGGTGTGAGCACGGGTAAGGATGCTTTGATACTGACGTCGCTGAAGGATCTGCTGGAGCTGGCGAAGGATGATGAGCGGACGAAGGTGATCGTGCTGTATATCGAGCCGGGCGGACTGTACGAGCAGGAAGCGATCGAGATGCTGCTCAGCCAGGATTACGGCAAGCCGATCATACCGTATATCACGGGCGATATTCTCCAGGGGAGCAATCTGGCGCTGGGCCATGCTGGTGCGGTGGTCGAGGGTAAGGGGACGAGTGCGACGGCGAAACAGCAGATGTTCGATGACTATTTCGGCGTGGAGGCATTCGATCCTGAGAAGCGGTACAAGAAGGATGAAAAGCTGATCGGTTGTTTGAAGAAGGGCATCCGTGTCAGGACGCTGCATCATCTGCCTGCTGCTGCGGGACTGGTTTGCGATGCTTTGGGGATCGACCGGGATTTCAGGCCTTCCAAGCCGTTGGCGCTGAATCCGTGGTTCCTGGATTACAAGGGTGCGGGCAAGAAGCTCAAAAGCAAGCTGGTGCTGCACAAGGGCACGATACCCGCGCCGTACAAATCGCAGGCGAAACTGTTGATGAAGGAGACTCTGGGGGCGAATCCGTCGAGGAGAGATATGAGAAACGCCAGCCATGCTTCGAGCAATGATGGTAAGGTGACGAGGATATACGGCCATTCTGTGGAGAAGGAAATGCGTGCGGGTTCGTTCGTTTCTTCTTTGATGCTCGGCTGGACTGGTATCAAGCCGAGTGAGTTCGAGGCGGAGCTGCTGGAGAAGTGTTTTGTGGCGTCGCTGACGAATGGGCCGGGTACGATCTCGGCGCAGGGTGCGAAGCTGTCGACTTCGGCGGGGAACGCTCCGAATACCGCGATGATCGCGTCGCTGGCTTGCATCGGTGATGTGCACGGCGGTAACGGCCGAAAGGCGGTCGAGTATCTGCTGGGTATATTCCGGGACAGTGATGTTGATGATCCGTTTGCAAAGGATGACAAGATCGATCTGGATGCTTTGGTGAAGACAGAGGCAGACAGGTTCGCGGCTGAGCGGTCCGCTGCGAAGGAAGCTGGGATCGATTACAAGCGTATCCCTTGTCTGGGGCATCCGGTGTTCAGGAACGATGCTGTGAACTACGATCCGCGCGAGCGGATTGTCAGCGAGTGCCTCGATGAGAACGGCAAGTACAACGTTTTCCTGGATTTCTATCACCGGCTTGCGCATCGTCTAAAGGAAATTGGCATATCGCGAAACGTGTGGGCGGTGAATCTGGACGGTGCTATTGCATCGGTTGTGCTGGGAGTTTTGTGGCCGGCACTGAAGGAGAAAAGGCTCACGGTTCGAAGAGTTTGTGATGTGGCGTTCATGGTTTTTGCAATGGGTCGGGTCGGCGGTGCCGGTGCTGAGTATTTGGATCATCAGGATTTCGGTTCGCCGATGGATATGCGGATACCGGTTTCGGAGTGCGTGACGCTGACGCGCAGTGCCGATTAA
- a CDS encoding ATP-grasp domain-containing protein has translation MAAQITELTFLEHLAGRFKLPVPEYVTAESGQTKVRELLKKWGGKAIVKPDVLAGKRGKAGVLRQVNDYVDAQRELKIIQGTEVQGQLPRTSYMVEFIPSEMEVYSAITYDSRYLGPSITISLDGGMDVEEIGEEKKVTLPLDIYKGLGAYQASEVLEQLGCPRKVISPLSRSLVDLWDMFISTGMRMCEVNPWRITPAGKPYACDFKAIFDESNFKFKNIGFDLPEYPANATLFEEEMAAWNASSHRGQAHVSELGGKTILPLLFGGGASTIITETLMQNGGDPIFLSDFGGNPPYERMYGTAKLCFEHNLGKAGMLLILGGKANNTLIDVTFKAIADALQNYVDEHGPINIPVVVGRGGPRLLQGLLTLKDTLDTLGMPYVMFGPDTPVTQVAEYAAKLANNWGEVMVGGSK, from the coding sequence ATGGCGGCGCAGATCACTGAGTTGACTTTTCTGGAGCATCTGGCTGGGCGGTTCAAGCTGCCGGTGCCGGAGTATGTGACGGCGGAGTCCGGACAGACGAAAGTACGCGAGCTCTTGAAGAAGTGGGGCGGCAAGGCGATAGTCAAGCCCGATGTCCTGGCGGGTAAGCGGGGCAAGGCGGGCGTTTTGAGACAGGTCAATGACTATGTCGATGCGCAGCGCGAGCTGAAGATCATTCAGGGTACAGAGGTGCAGGGCCAGTTGCCAAGGACGTCGTATATGGTCGAGTTCATTCCGAGCGAGATGGAAGTTTATTCGGCGATCACTTACGACTCGCGGTACCTGGGGCCCTCGATAACTATCTCGCTTGACGGCGGGATGGATGTCGAGGAGATCGGCGAGGAGAAGAAGGTTACGCTGCCGCTGGATATTTACAAGGGGCTGGGTGCTTACCAGGCGAGTGAGGTGCTGGAGCAGCTTGGCTGTCCGCGGAAGGTTATCAGCCCGCTGTCGCGGAGCCTTGTGGATCTGTGGGATATGTTCATTTCCACGGGCATGCGGATGTGCGAGGTGAATCCGTGGCGTATCACGCCGGCGGGAAAACCCTATGCGTGCGATTTCAAGGCGATATTTGACGAGTCTAACTTTAAGTTCAAGAACATCGGGTTCGATCTGCCCGAGTATCCGGCGAACGCGACGCTGTTCGAGGAAGAGATGGCTGCGTGGAACGCATCGAGCCATCGCGGGCAGGCTCATGTTTCGGAGCTTGGGGGAAAGACGATACTGCCTTTGCTGTTTGGCGGCGGGGCGTCTACGATCATTACCGAGACGCTGATGCAGAACGGCGGGGACCCGATATTCCTTTCGGACTTCGGGGGCAATCCTCCTTACGAGCGGATGTACGGAACGGCGAAGCTTTGTTTCGAGCATAATCTTGGCAAGGCGGGAATGCTTTTGATACTGGGGGGCAAGGCGAACAATACGCTGATCGATGTGACGTTCAAGGCGATCGCGGATGCATTGCAGAATTATGTTGATGAGCATGGTCCGATCAATATTCCGGTCGTCGTTGGGCGTGGTGGTCCGAGGCTGCTGCAGGGCTTGCTGACATTGAAGGATACGCTGGATACTCTGGGCATGCCTTACGTGATGTTCGGTCCGGACACGCCGGTGACACAGGTGGCTGAGTATGCTGCGAAGCTTGCGAACAACTGGGGTGAAGTAATGGTGGGAGGTTCGAAATGA
- a CDS encoding GntR family transcriptional regulator, which yields MAAEEIQISIERKRGVALYTQIKDAICEAISRSPDTKRLVLPPQRDLASRLGVSRNTVSMAYAELEREGIVASYVGKGTVVLRGVTEVEDHSRRELLERTIRHSVEESLAMGFTLQDYRECVEHFLKDKEEKFGHLKLIFVECNREQLLYFSEHLLSDPGVSVVPLLLRDIRSKNKDVMAELKDAECVVTSFYHKEELENLLPDKGPPIVGIHLQPEMSTIVQIARIPRSHTLGVVAGSKQFLDEMFRTLEDMELKEDMMEVYHRPEGGEPLRNFVDRMDSLLVSPSRKDEVKKFSKDKPVVEFLFAPDKTSINSIRVALLELRQHGDNGEDLKGD from the coding sequence ATGGCTGCAGAAGAAATTCAGATATCGATCGAACGTAAGCGGGGTGTAGCACTTTATACGCAGATCAAGGATGCGATATGTGAGGCTATTTCGCGATCGCCGGACACTAAACGGCTGGTTCTGCCTCCGCAACGTGATCTTGCGAGCAGGCTGGGGGTAAGCAGGAACACCGTGAGCATGGCTTATGCGGAGCTGGAGCGTGAGGGTATCGTTGCCAGTTACGTCGGCAAGGGCACAGTAGTATTACGGGGCGTTACAGAGGTTGAGGATCACAGCAGGCGTGAACTACTTGAGCGGACGATCCGGCATTCGGTGGAGGAATCGCTGGCGATGGGGTTTACGCTTCAGGATTATCGTGAATGCGTTGAGCATTTCCTCAAGGACAAGGAGGAGAAATTCGGCCATCTAAAGCTGATCTTCGTGGAGTGCAACCGCGAGCAGCTTCTTTATTTTTCCGAGCATCTGCTGAGCGATCCGGGGGTTTCGGTTGTGCCGTTGCTGCTTCGGGATATTCGCAGCAAGAACAAGGATGTGATGGCGGAGCTGAAAGATGCGGAATGCGTGGTGACGTCGTTCTATCACAAGGAAGAGCTGGAGAATCTTCTACCGGACAAGGGTCCGCCTATCGTGGGGATCCATCTTCAGCCGGAAATGTCGACGATCGTTCAGATCGCGAGGATACCGCGCAGTCATACGCTTGGTGTGGTCGCGGGCTCGAAGCAGTTTCTGGATGAGATGTTCCGGACGCTGGAAGATATGGAGCTGAAGGAAGACATGATGGAGGTGTATCACAGGCCCGAGGGTGGTGAGCCGTTGCGGAATTTTGTGGATCGCATGGATTCTCTGCTTGTGTCGCCATCGCGGAAGGACGAGGTCAAAAAGTTTTCAAAGGACAAGCCGGTGGTGGAGTTTCTTTTCGCACCGGACAAGACATCAATAAACAGTATACGTGTTGCGCTTCTCGAATTGCGGCAGCATGGCGACAATGGTGAAGACTTAAAGGGAGATTAG
- a CDS encoding ATP-dependent 6-phosphofructokinase, translating to MDAASKHENHLPDLAITSLGAPSADSPLTEARFVNDEERVLVHSRLSDIEPLIKNSSAPSFEIAGPRRKIFFDPKDLTCGIVTCGGLCPGLNDVIRSVTLSLLWQYKVKRVIGFRYGYNGISSNAYEDPIELTPDTVSAIQHIGGTILGSSRGPQSPADMVDQLIANNVRILYIIGGDGTFAGGHDIANEITKRQLPISVIGIPKTIDNDIYCSEKTFGFGTAVEHARSAIHSAHTEARGAWNGVGLVKLMGRDSGFIAASATLANSDVNFCLVPEVPFELDGRDGFLARLVDRINRKRHAVVVAAEGAGRYLEKTGRKDASGNEIYPDIGFFLKERIRRHFSEQNIPVTVKYIDPSYMIRSVPANAADSQFCIQLGQNAVHAGMAGKTDMFVAYWNNHFTHVPLAAAVGRRKKLDPASELWQGVIATTD from the coding sequence ATGGACGCTGCTTCGAAACACGAAAACCACTTGCCCGACCTGGCGATAACCTCACTGGGCGCCCCATCCGCCGACTCCCCGCTGACTGAGGCCCGATTCGTCAACGACGAAGAACGCGTACTCGTCCATTCACGCCTTAGTGACATAGAACCCCTGATCAAAAACAGCTCCGCCCCCTCGTTCGAGATCGCGGGCCCCCGCCGCAAGATATTCTTCGACCCAAAAGACCTCACCTGCGGCATCGTCACCTGCGGCGGCCTGTGCCCGGGCCTCAACGACGTCATCAGGTCCGTAACCCTGTCCCTGCTCTGGCAGTACAAGGTAAAACGCGTCATCGGCTTCCGCTACGGCTACAACGGTATCTCCTCCAATGCGTACGAAGACCCGATAGAACTGACCCCCGATACCGTCAGCGCCATACAGCACATCGGCGGAACCATCCTCGGCTCTTCGCGCGGCCCCCAGTCCCCCGCCGACATGGTCGATCAGCTCATAGCAAACAACGTAAGGATCCTCTACATAATAGGCGGCGACGGCACATTCGCCGGAGGCCACGACATCGCAAACGAGATCACTAAACGCCAGCTCCCCATCTCCGTCATCGGCATCCCCAAAACCATCGACAATGATATCTACTGCTCCGAAAAGACCTTCGGCTTCGGCACCGCCGTCGAGCACGCCCGCAGCGCCATCCACTCCGCCCACACCGAAGCACGCGGCGCATGGAACGGCGTAGGACTGGTAAAACTCATGGGCCGTGACTCGGGCTTTATCGCAGCCTCCGCAACCCTCGCCAACAGCGACGTAAACTTCTGCCTCGTACCCGAGGTCCCCTTCGAACTCGACGGACGCGACGGCTTCCTCGCCCGTCTTGTGGACAGAATAAACCGCAAACGCCACGCAGTAGTCGTCGCAGCCGAAGGCGCAGGAAGATACCTCGAAAAAACAGGCAGAAAAGATGCATCAGGCAACGAGATCTACCCCGACATAGGCTTTTTCCTCAAGGAACGCATCCGCCGACACTTCAGTGAACAGAACATACCCGTCACAGTCAAATACATCGACCCCAGCTATATGATCCGATCTGTCCCCGCCAACGCCGCCGACTCACAGTTCTGCATTCAACTGGGCCAGAACGCCGTCCACGCGGGCATGGCAGGCAAAACCGACATGTTCGTCGCATACTGGAACAACCACTTCACCCACGTTCCCCTCGCAGCCGCGGTCGGCAGACGCAAAAAGCTGGACCCCGCAAGCGAACTCTGGCAGGGAGTCATTGCCACCACTGACTAA
- a CDS encoding type II secretion system protein, giving the protein MRRKSAGGFTLIELLVVIAIIALLLSILLPSLRKVKEVARTVVCGSNIRQWGLIVDFYLNDNEGVFPDKDWDGDTLGDIHGQWWIQPFKQYMKGNSEILLCAQARKHPEDVPDSNVFQPSKETECWGSRDQEPAPTAGEWTWASYAPNAWIMSGAPSWAGRDFAENYWGRRSNIKRASNVPLFLDSRWVDVWPRETDRPEDELFDNSGNGSMTQLCHLRHGGYTNVVYCDGSVGKIKLTELWGLKWHRNYDTSNEMTRDDAEFPVWMR; this is encoded by the coding sequence TTGAGGCGTAAATCAGCAGGCGGTTTTACATTGATCGAGCTGCTTGTGGTGATCGCGATTATTGCATTGCTGCTTTCGATACTGCTGCCTTCGTTGAGGAAGGTCAAGGAGGTTGCCCGGACGGTGGTATGCGGATCTAACATAAGACAGTGGGGTCTTATTGTGGACTTCTATTTAAATGACAATGAGGGTGTTTTTCCGGATAAGGACTGGGATGGAGACACGCTTGGAGATATTCACGGCCAGTGGTGGATACAGCCGTTTAAGCAGTATATGAAAGGGAACTCAGAAATCCTCCTTTGTGCTCAGGCCCGGAAACATCCAGAAGATGTGCCTGACAGCAATGTGTTTCAACCCAGTAAAGAGACGGAATGCTGGGGCAGCAGAGACCAGGAACCTGCTCCGACTGCCGGTGAGTGGACGTGGGCGAGCTATGCGCCGAATGCCTGGATAATGAGTGGTGCGCCCTCGTGGGCCGGAAGAGATTTTGCGGAGAATTACTGGGGTAGGCGCAGTAATATTAAGAGAGCTTCCAATGTGCCATTGTTTTTGGATTCCCGTTGGGTGGATGTATGGCCGCGGGAGACAGACAGACCTGAAGATGAATTATTCGATAATAGCGGAAATGGTTCCATGACACAGCTTTGTCATCTGCGTCATGGCGGATATACCAATGTCGTTTATTGTGACGGGTCGGTGGGGAAGATCAAGCTCACCGAGCTTTGGGGGTTGAAATGGCACAGGAATTATGACACGAGCAATGAGATGACCCGCGACGATGCCGAATTTCCAGTCTGGATGAGATGA
- a CDS encoding AI-2E family transporter codes for MQSEGNGKNGQAATRVRKEHFWLMTICLLILAMVAIAMVLHYTQTIMIPFVLSIFIVSLVSPLLDYQVIKLKFNRTMAVCITLLVVLTVIVATCLAVSEAVQTVVSTVKPYMDSVETFTDKVFVQFEEWGLDLSQDSVMEELRKKIPNLVTDTFDTVMGFVSSFVLVSIFVIFLLSGRNPHVIRKGVYADIDNGIRRYIGTKVIISSITGVLVYIILRVLGLELAAVFGMLAFLLNFIPSVGSIIATFLPLPVAVAQFQNFWMISLAIVLPGAVQMTVGNVIEPKLLGRGLDLHPVTVLMALAFWGLLWGVAGMFLAVPITAVIRIVLMQFDTLQPVGRLLSGELPGSSDTGEKSAKGEAERRAG; via the coding sequence ATGCAGAGTGAAGGCAATGGTAAGAATGGTCAGGCGGCAACTCGCGTGCGTAAAGAGCATTTCTGGCTGATGACGATATGTCTGCTGATCCTGGCAATGGTTGCGATCGCGATGGTTCTGCACTATACGCAGACGATAATGATACCTTTCGTGCTTTCGATATTCATCGTGTCGCTTGTGTCGCCGCTGCTGGACTACCAGGTGATAAAGCTGAAGTTCAACCGGACGATGGCGGTTTGCATTACTTTGCTTGTGGTGCTGACGGTGATCGTTGCGACGTGTCTGGCTGTGTCGGAGGCGGTGCAGACGGTGGTTTCTACGGTCAAGCCTTATATGGACAGCGTGGAGACGTTTACGGACAAGGTGTTCGTGCAGTTCGAGGAGTGGGGGCTGGATCTGAGCCAGGACAGCGTAATGGAGGAGCTGCGGAAGAAAATACCGAACCTGGTGACGGATACCTTCGATACGGTGATGGGGTTTGTGTCGAGTTTTGTGCTGGTCTCGATCTTTGTGATCTTCCTGCTTTCGGGACGAAATCCGCATGTGATACGCAAGGGGGTTTATGCGGATATCGACAACGGGATACGGCGGTATATCGGGACGAAGGTGATCATTTCGTCGATCACGGGCGTGCTGGTGTATATCATTTTGCGGGTTCTGGGGCTGGAGCTGGCGGCGGTGTTCGGGATGCTGGCGTTTTTGCTGAATTTCATTCCGTCGGTTGGATCGATAATCGCGACTTTTCTACCGTTGCCTGTGGCGGTCGCGCAGTTTCAGAATTTCTGGATGATCAGCCTGGCTATCGTGCTGCCAGGTGCGGTCCAGATGACGGTGGGGAACGTGATCGAGCCGAAGCTGCTGGGTCGTGGGCTGGACCTGCACCCGGTGACGGTTTTGATGGCGCTGGCGTTCTGGGGACTTTTGTGGGGGGTTGCGGGTATGTTCCTTGCGGTGCCGATCACGGCTGTGATACGGATCGTGCTGATGCAGTTCGATACGCTGCAACCTGTGGGGAGGCTGTTGAGCGGTGAGCTGCCCGGATCATCTGATACTGGGGAAAAGTCTGCCAAAGGGGAGGCTGAAAGGCGTGCGGGCTAG
- a CDS encoding cysteine hydrolase family protein, with product MDITKLDKRKVLFWDIDTQYDFLKPDGKLYVPDSQPIIDRISRTRRLALDNGYSIVASTDYHSIDNEEISLEPDMQKTFPPHCMKGEPGAARVGDLGDLPVNYIESGVLNQPLVEDVCTRDQFHIVVRTDTVNMFDNPNTQLILKTVQPRLNIVFGVALDICVNHAVEELLKAGFGRIILLTDVTKAIDDEAGEKYLQSFQQRNVRLATLNEIEQELICTC from the coding sequence ATGGATATCACGAAACTAGACAAACGCAAGGTCCTCTTCTGGGACATCGACACCCAGTACGATTTTCTCAAACCCGATGGCAAACTCTATGTCCCCGACAGCCAGCCGATCATAGACCGCATAAGCCGCACCCGCAGACTCGCCCTCGACAACGGCTATTCCATCGTCGCCTCCACCGACTACCACAGCATTGACAACGAAGAGATATCCCTCGAACCGGACATGCAAAAAACTTTCCCGCCGCACTGCATGAAAGGCGAACCCGGAGCCGCCCGCGTAGGCGACCTCGGCGACCTGCCCGTCAACTACATTGAAAGCGGCGTCCTCAACCAGCCCCTCGTCGAAGACGTATGCACACGCGATCAGTTCCACATCGTCGTCCGCACCGACACCGTAAACATGTTCGACAACCCGAACACCCAGCTCATCCTCAAGACCGTACAGCCCCGGCTCAACATCGTCTTCGGCGTCGCCCTCGACATATGCGTAAATCACGCCGTCGAAGAGCTGCTCAAAGCCGGCTTCGGCCGCATCATACTGTTAACAGACGTCACCAAAGCCATCGATGACGAGGCCGGCGAAAAATACCTCCAAAGCTTTCAACAGCGAAACGTAAGACTCGCAACTCTCAACGAAATTGAACAGGAGCTCATATGTACCTGCTGA
- a CDS encoding nicotinate phosphoribosyltransferase, producing MYLLNQSPALLTDLYELTMAQVYWQKDFNDHACFEVFIRKLPDDWGFFVMSGLAELKSYLQNVRFTEDDIHYLRTLDMFDPAFLDYLQNIDFESVEIRALPEGTPFFPNEPILEVKGPILTAQLLETYILNILGFSIIQATAASRLQIAAQGRAVVDFGMRRAQGPVSSIRAARGAVTAGMPATSNVLAAKLLNAKPSGTMAHSFIQAYTKEEDAFESFARTYKSKAVLLVDTYDTVNGIKLAAKVARKLDTEDNIQIRGIRIDSGDLVKMSNFARRHFDENNVEWIKIFVSGNLDEYKIDDIVQQRGQVDGFGVGTSLAVSRYAPSVDIAYKLVRYGDRDVYKKSENKATHPGRKTLHRTFRDNRYEHDDVIKYQPSSDDLLRPFSEPEPLHKIAERLNTMLYHLAPAYKKIRNPETFPVNFHIKLPE from the coding sequence ATGTACCTGCTGAACCAAAGCCCCGCACTACTCACCGACCTCTACGAACTCACCATGGCGCAGGTTTACTGGCAGAAAGATTTCAACGACCACGCCTGCTTCGAGGTCTTCATCCGCAAGCTCCCCGACGACTGGGGTTTCTTCGTAATGAGCGGCCTGGCCGAACTCAAAAGCTATCTCCAGAATGTTCGCTTCACCGAAGACGACATCCACTACCTCCGCACGCTTGACATGTTCGATCCCGCGTTCCTCGACTACCTGCAGAACATAGACTTCGAATCCGTCGAGATCCGCGCCCTGCCCGAAGGCACGCCCTTCTTCCCCAACGAGCCCATCCTCGAAGTCAAGGGCCCCATCCTGACCGCACAGCTCCTGGAAACCTATATACTCAACATCCTCGGCTTCTCGATCATCCAGGCAACCGCCGCATCCCGCCTGCAGATCGCAGCACAGGGCCGTGCCGTCGTAGACTTCGGCATGCGCCGAGCCCAGGGCCCCGTCTCCAGCATACGTGCAGCCCGTGGAGCCGTCACCGCCGGCATGCCCGCCACCAGCAACGTCCTCGCCGCAAAACTGCTCAACGCAAAACCTTCCGGCACAATGGCACACTCCTTCATCCAGGCCTACACAAAAGAAGAAGACGCCTTCGAAAGCTTCGCCCGCACCTACAAGTCGAAAGCCGTCCTGCTCGTCGACACCTACGACACCGTCAACGGCATCAAGCTCGCCGCAAAAGTCGCCCGCAAACTCGACACCGAAGACAACATCCAAATCCGCGGCATTAGGATCGACTCCGGCGACCTCGTTAAAATGTCCAACTTCGCCCGCCGTCACTTCGACGAAAATAACGTCGAATGGATCAAGATCTTCGTCAGCGGCAACCTCGACGAATATAAGATTGACGACATCGTTCAGCAGCGAGGTCAGGTCGACGGCTTCGGCGTCGGCACCTCTCTCGCAGTCTCCAGATACGCTCCCTCTGTCGACATCGCATACAAACTCGTCCGCTACGGCGACCGCGACGTCTATAAAAAATCCGAAAACAAGGCCACCCACCCCGGCCGAAAAACCCTCCACCGAACGTTCCGAGACAACCGCTACGAACACGACGACGTCATAAAATACCAGCCATCATCCGATGACCTGCTCCGTCCCTTCAGCGAACCCGAACCGCTGCACAAAATAGCCGAACGCCTCAACACCATGCTCTACCATCTCGCCCCCGCATACAAAAAGATCCGCAACCCAGAAACCTTCCCCGTAAACTTCCACATCAAACTACCCGAATAA